A genomic window from Massilia sp. METH4 includes:
- a CDS encoding aromatic ring-hydroxylating dioxygenase subunit alpha, giving the protein MAFLRNAWYVAAWDNEIPADALFQRTLLNESVLLFRDDAGVVQAISNRCAHRFAPLHMGKRVANGVQCPYHGLQFDGSGKCTGNPHGDGKIPTAAVVKSYPVVEKYSTIWIWMGDAANADAALIPDFSCMDPEHFYVGKRYLHAKANYVLESDNILDLSHIQYLHPGTLGSETVSNAITSVKQVGNTVYSNRQTVAEIMPDFLYAAMGIPHGQPVDRWIDVRWDAPANMLLDAGAVATGGERSAGKSFPLPHLFTPETDTSTHYWFSFCVPKALGEFAKQVAEEQVQALSVPFTNEDLPMLEAQQQMMGDADFWSLKPVLLPGDAGAIRARRVLDTLIAAEQKRAAQQPLQEPAVVPVPVRAPVSSH; this is encoded by the coding sequence ATGGCATTTCTACGCAACGCATGGTACGTCGCTGCATGGGACAACGAAATCCCGGCCGACGCCCTGTTCCAGCGCACCCTGCTGAACGAATCGGTGCTGCTCTTTCGCGACGACGCCGGTGTGGTACAGGCGATCTCGAACCGCTGCGCGCACCGTTTTGCGCCCCTGCATATGGGCAAACGCGTGGCCAACGGGGTCCAGTGCCCATACCATGGCCTGCAGTTCGACGGTAGCGGAAAATGCACCGGCAATCCGCATGGCGACGGCAAGATCCCGACGGCAGCGGTCGTGAAGAGCTACCCGGTGGTCGAGAAATACAGCACGATCTGGATCTGGATGGGCGACGCCGCGAATGCCGATGCAGCGCTGATTCCCGACTTCTCCTGCATGGATCCGGAGCACTTTTACGTCGGCAAGCGCTACCTGCATGCCAAGGCAAACTACGTGCTCGAGAGTGACAACATCCTGGACCTGAGCCATATCCAGTACCTGCATCCGGGCACCCTCGGCAGCGAGACGGTATCGAATGCGATCACCAGCGTCAAGCAGGTCGGCAATACTGTGTACTCGAACCGCCAGACCGTGGCTGAGATCATGCCGGATTTCCTGTATGCCGCGATGGGCATCCCGCATGGCCAGCCAGTGGACCGCTGGATCGACGTGCGCTGGGATGCACCCGCGAACATGCTGCTCGACGCCGGCGCGGTGGCGACCGGCGGCGAGCGCAGCGCTGGCAAGTCGTTCCCGCTGCCGCACCTGTTCACCCCGGAGACCGACACCAGCACCCACTACTGGTTCTCCTTCTGCGTCCCGAAGGCCCTGGGCGAATTCGCCAAGCAGGTCGCAGAGGAACAGGTGCAGGCATTGAGCGTGCCATTTACCAACGAGGATCTGCCGATGCTCGAGGCGCAACAGCAGATGATGGGCGACGCCGATTTCTGGTCCTTGAAGCCGGTGCTCCTGCCGGGAGACGCCGGTGCGATTCGTGCGCGCCGGGTGCTCGACACGCTGATCGCTGCCGAACAGAAGCGCGCCGCGCAGCAGCCGCTCCAGGAACCGGCGGTGGTGCCGGTCCCGGTCCGGGCGCCAGTGTCATCGCACTGA
- a CDS encoding PDR/VanB family oxidoreductase — MNSIQVKVVSRRMEAERIASFELARIDGGALPPFSAGAHIDVEIRPGLVRQYSLCNDPDETHRYLIAVLRDAASRGGSVAMHDDLQVGSTLRISEPKNHFPLVPAPHYLLFAGGIGVTPILCMAERLARTGARFTMHYCARSPGHAAFADRIALSGFAGRVHFHFDSGAAEQKLDLSAVLAQAQDALLYVCGPAGFIDFVTGAAKAAGWPAHAVHQEYFGMTPQDSSDDTAFDVRIASSGNTYRVPADQTVAQALAEHGIDIPMSCEQGVCGTCITRVLDGMPDHRDMYFSDEEKACNDQFTPCCSRARSPLLVLDL; from the coding sequence ATGAACAGCATTCAAGTCAAGGTAGTCTCCCGCCGAATGGAGGCCGAACGCATCGCCAGCTTCGAACTGGCCCGTATCGATGGGGGCGCTTTACCCCCGTTCTCGGCCGGGGCCCATATCGACGTGGAGATCCGTCCCGGGCTCGTGCGCCAGTATTCACTCTGCAATGATCCCGACGAGACACACCGCTACCTGATTGCAGTGCTGCGCGACGCGGCGTCGCGCGGCGGCTCCGTCGCCATGCACGACGACCTGCAGGTGGGGAGCACACTTCGGATCAGCGAGCCGAAAAACCACTTTCCCCTCGTGCCGGCCCCCCACTATCTGCTGTTCGCGGGCGGCATTGGCGTCACGCCGATCCTGTGCATGGCAGAGCGCCTTGCCCGTACCGGTGCCCGGTTCACGATGCACTACTGCGCCCGCTCGCCCGGCCACGCCGCATTTGCGGATCGCATCGCGCTGTCCGGTTTTGCCGGCCGGGTGCACTTCCACTTCGACTCCGGCGCAGCGGAACAGAAGCTCGACCTGTCGGCGGTGCTGGCACAGGCACAGGATGCCCTCCTCTATGTCTGCGGCCCGGCCGGATTCATCGACTTTGTCACCGGTGCGGCAAAGGCGGCGGGGTGGCCGGCCCACGCGGTGCACCAGGAATACTTCGGCATGACACCCCAGGACAGTTCGGACGACACCGCGTTCGACGTACGCATCGCCAGCAGCGGCAATACTTACCGTGTTCCCGCAGACCAGACAGTGGCCCAGGCGCTTGCGGAACATGGCATCGACATTCCCATGTCGTGCGAGCAGGGCGTATGCGGAACCTGCATCACGCGCGTGCTGGATGGCATGCCGGACCACCGCGACATGTATTTCAGCGACGAGGAAAAGGCGTGCAACGACCAGTTCACACCGTGCTGTTCGCGTGCCAGGAGCCCGCTGCTGGTACTGGACCTGTAA
- a CDS encoding MFS transporter produces MPTYYPLRTAVILMLSHVAGMIDLVALPLWIGALVGHYGLDYERAGLTVTLFLGGAVAACLALAPCFDRLPRRPCAIGGYALASLALVLVAQNRSWPVLLALHLLAGAGTGCALSMAHGAMGRGANPHRLFAFAGAALGVFALVFYAIVPQVMSRIGAPGLFLVMGGVMACAALGALAFPEGRSHEPVGSPAQGAASGAIPRRAWLLVIGTALLALNQSLVFSFLERIGIARGFGSGQVNAVLAAIGLVNLVPAALAGLLQRRLPSAPLAVAAAALQACLALIVTSSTTFMPYAVAAGVYAFVLIFAHTFLFGLAARIDPSGRTTALTPAMLMTGSAIGPALAGTVAHRFGFSGIGLAVGVGALACIACFVLLGRRMRQAVRGMDAMAGLAQPAVPDQPRRALTPRGANPIPPD; encoded by the coding sequence ATGCCAACCTATTACCCCCTTCGTACCGCCGTCATCCTGATGCTTTCCCACGTTGCCGGCATGATCGACCTGGTGGCGCTGCCGCTGTGGATCGGTGCACTGGTCGGGCATTACGGTCTCGACTACGAGCGTGCCGGACTGACCGTGACATTATTCCTGGGGGGCGCCGTCGCGGCTTGCCTGGCGCTGGCCCCCTGTTTCGACCGCCTGCCGCGCCGTCCATGCGCTATCGGCGGGTATGCGCTTGCCTCGCTGGCACTGGTGCTGGTGGCCCAGAACCGGTCGTGGCCTGTCTTGCTGGCGCTGCACCTGCTCGCGGGCGCAGGCACTGGCTGCGCGCTGTCGATGGCGCATGGTGCGATGGGCCGCGGGGCCAACCCGCACAGGCTGTTTGCATTCGCCGGTGCCGCATTGGGCGTGTTTGCACTCGTATTCTATGCGATCGTTCCGCAGGTCATGTCCCGCATCGGTGCCCCGGGCCTGTTCCTCGTTATGGGCGGTGTGATGGCCTGCGCAGCACTGGGCGCGCTGGCCTTCCCGGAAGGGCGCAGCCATGAACCGGTCGGCAGCCCCGCGCAGGGAGCGGCCAGCGGGGCGATACCGCGCCGGGCATGGCTGCTCGTCATCGGCACGGCCCTGCTGGCGCTGAACCAGTCGCTGGTGTTCAGCTTCCTGGAACGGATCGGCATCGCGCGCGGCTTCGGCTCCGGTCAGGTCAATGCCGTACTGGCGGCGATCGGGCTTGTCAACCTTGTCCCCGCAGCGCTGGCCGGTCTGCTCCAGCGGCGCCTGCCGTCGGCACCTCTGGCAGTGGCCGCCGCCGCACTGCAAGCCTGCCTGGCGCTGATCGTGACGTCCTCGACGACGTTCATGCCGTATGCGGTGGCGGCCGGCGTGTATGCCTTCGTGCTGATCTTCGCGCACACTTTCCTGTTCGGCTTGGCCGCTCGCATCGATCCGAGCGGGCGGACCACGGCACTGACGCCTGCCATGCTGATGACCGGCTCGGCAATCGGTCCGGCACTGGCAGGCACGGTGGCACACCGTTTCGGTTTTTCCGGGATCGGGCTCGCGGTTGGTGTCGGCGCGCTGGCATGCATTGCCTGTTTCGTGCTGCTCGGGCGACGCATGCGGCAGGCGGTACGTGGGATGGACGCGATGGCAGGGCTGGCACAGCCCGCCGTGCCGGACCAGCCGCGCCGGGCGCTCACGCCACGCGGCGCGAATCCAATCCCGCCGGATTGA
- a CDS encoding LysR family transcriptional regulator, which translates to MRFKRLDLNLVVVLDALLAERSVTKAGQRLHASQTTVSDALARLRQYFNDELLVQVGRKMVPTPLGESLIAPARGMLLQAEAMLNTKPSFDPAAAARTFTLMMSDYVYTVLMTKIIPVLSKSAPHVTLEIVPHSPVPWESLARGEVDFLILPIEYLPPDHPTQRLFEDDFCCIVCNDNQLLGDTVSQEQFMSMGHIVTRFGHNRTPAVDEWFFKRFGNTRRIEMVTNGFNSVPQAVVGTNRIATIQRTLARHYELMLPFRVLKHDFELPTVSEGIQWNRFADTDPAIAWIRQLLVDASAGINPAGLDSRRVA; encoded by the coding sequence ATGCGATTCAAGCGCCTGGACCTCAACCTGGTTGTGGTCCTCGATGCCCTACTGGCCGAGCGCAGCGTTACGAAGGCGGGACAGCGGCTGCATGCAAGCCAGACCACGGTGAGCGATGCACTGGCGCGGCTGCGCCAGTATTTCAATGACGAACTCCTCGTGCAGGTAGGACGCAAGATGGTGCCCACGCCGCTTGGCGAAAGCCTGATCGCGCCGGCGCGCGGCATGCTGCTGCAGGCGGAGGCCATGCTCAATACAAAGCCGAGCTTCGACCCGGCCGCCGCGGCGCGCACCTTCACCCTGATGATGAGCGACTATGTCTATACGGTGCTGATGACGAAGATCATCCCCGTGCTCAGCAAGAGTGCGCCGCACGTGACACTGGAAATCGTGCCGCACTCGCCGGTCCCTTGGGAATCGCTGGCGCGCGGCGAGGTCGATTTCCTTATCCTGCCCATCGAATATCTGCCGCCCGATCATCCCACGCAGCGGCTGTTCGAAGACGACTTCTGCTGCATTGTATGCAACGACAACCAACTGCTGGGGGATACCGTCAGCCAAGAGCAGTTCATGAGCATGGGCCATATCGTGACCCGCTTCGGCCACAACCGCACGCCTGCCGTCGACGAATGGTTTTTCAAGCGCTTCGGCAATACGCGCCGGATCGAAATGGTCACGAATGGTTTCAACTCCGTGCCCCAGGCCGTCGTCGGCACGAATCGTATCGCAACGATACAGCGCACGCTCGCGCGTCACTACGAACTCATGTTGCCATTCAGGGTGCTGAAGCACGATTTCGAGTTGCCCACGGTCTCAGAAGGAATCCAGTGGAACCGCTTCGCCGACACCGATCCGGCCATCGCATGGATCCGGCAACTTCTCGTGGATGCGAGTGCCGGCATCAATCCGGCGGGATTGGATTCGCGCCGCGTGGCGTGA
- a CDS encoding SMP-30/gluconolactonase/LRE family protein, with amino-acid sequence MNTNPLKGWQVDRSEIRTIGTDLQRPECILAQRDGSLLVADARGGVMHIGADGRQHLIVPASTGAAGGANFEERYVLSKGSLPNGLALLENGDIVIANWGTDSVELMTRDGTVRTLFTEIDGRPIGKANFVMRDSRGRIWLTVTTRMNPWTDSLNTGVLDGYVALIDENGIRIVAEGFAGTNEIRFDAQEEWLYVVESNARRISRLRVAHDGSLHGREIYGPPELEGFPDGFAFDAYGNLWITLIMSDKLIAITPEGEVLTLLDDGDPEATAILNRHYAARTLTPAIMQAAKGTLAPWMASLTFGGADLRTVYLGSLLGTTVPYFRSPVRGLPLIHWN; translated from the coding sequence ATGAACACGAATCCACTCAAGGGCTGGCAGGTCGACCGCAGCGAGATCCGAACGATCGGAACGGACCTGCAGCGACCCGAATGCATCCTGGCACAGCGGGACGGCTCACTGCTGGTGGCCGACGCCCGCGGCGGTGTCATGCACATTGGCGCGGACGGTAGGCAGCACCTCATCGTTCCGGCCAGCACCGGTGCGGCCGGCGGCGCAAACTTCGAAGAGCGCTACGTTCTGTCGAAGGGCTCGCTGCCGAACGGTCTCGCCTTGCTGGAGAACGGCGACATCGTGATCGCCAACTGGGGCACCGACAGCGTCGAGTTGATGACGCGCGATGGCACCGTGCGCACGCTGTTCACGGAAATCGACGGGCGGCCGATCGGCAAGGCGAATTTCGTCATGCGCGATTCAAGGGGGCGGATATGGCTGACCGTCACGACCCGCATGAACCCATGGACTGACTCGCTCAACACCGGTGTCCTCGACGGTTACGTCGCGCTCATCGATGAGAATGGCATCCGGATCGTCGCCGAGGGTTTTGCCGGTACCAACGAGATCCGTTTCGATGCGCAGGAAGAATGGCTCTACGTCGTGGAAAGCAATGCGCGGCGCATCTCGCGGCTGCGTGTCGCGCACGACGGCTCCCTGCACGGGCGCGAGATCTACGGTCCGCCCGAACTGGAAGGCTTCCCCGATGGGTTTGCGTTCGATGCATACGGCAACCTGTGGATTACCCTGATCATGAGCGACAAGCTGATCGCTATTACACCGGAAGGCGAGGTGCTGACGCTGCTCGATGACGGCGACCCGGAAGCGACGGCCATTCTCAACCGACATTACGCGGCCAGGACTCTCACCCCCGCCATCATGCAGGCGGCGAAAGGCACGCTGGCACCCTGGATGGCAAGCCTGACCTTTGGCGGGGCGGATTTGCGTACGGTCTACCTGGGCAGCCTGCTGGGAACGACGGTCCCCTACTTCCGCTCGCCGGTGCGGGGCCTGCCGCTGATCCACTGGAACTGA
- a CDS encoding fumarylacetoacetate hydrolase family protein yields the protein MKLATLKTNGRDGKLVIVSRDLARIVDAQPIARTMQEAIERWGSVAPALRERYDALNAGSLPEARTFDPRQAAAPFPRAYQFVDASAFQNHGDIMEQAYKVTVKKTPGVPILIQRQADDLRGPHDDYPYLSEDDNGDFEGEFAVILDDVPMGADPAQALEHVKLVTIFNDVSMRAHLFRELSMGFGFIQAKPASAFAPVAVTPDELGEAWHDGRIHLDMQVERNGVWFGNPNGREMDFGFGELIAHLSYNRNLRAGTIIGSGTVSNKAYKEVGSACLAERRATELIDDGHSSTPFLRFGDRLRFEVKGIDGTSVFGAIDHCFVPAGGKVSQ from the coding sequence TTGAAACTGGCGACACTCAAGACGAATGGGCGCGACGGCAAACTTGTCATCGTGTCGCGCGACCTGGCACGCATCGTCGATGCACAGCCCATTGCTCGCACGATGCAGGAGGCCATCGAAAGGTGGGGCTCTGTCGCCCCGGCACTGCGTGAACGGTACGACGCCCTGAATGCCGGCAGCCTGCCGGAGGCGCGCACATTCGATCCGCGCCAGGCCGCCGCACCGTTCCCGCGTGCCTACCAGTTCGTCGACGCATCGGCCTTCCAAAATCATGGCGACATCATGGAACAGGCCTACAAGGTGACGGTAAAGAAGACACCCGGGGTACCGATTCTGATCCAGCGCCAGGCCGACGATTTGCGCGGGCCGCACGACGATTACCCCTACCTGTCGGAAGACGACAATGGCGATTTCGAAGGCGAGTTCGCGGTGATCCTGGACGACGTGCCAATGGGCGCGGACCCTGCGCAGGCGCTGGAGCACGTGAAGCTGGTCACGATCTTCAACGATGTCAGCATGCGTGCCCACCTGTTCCGCGAGCTGAGCATGGGATTTGGCTTTATCCAGGCGAAGCCGGCAAGTGCGTTTGCACCCGTCGCGGTGACGCCGGACGAACTGGGCGAAGCGTGGCACGACGGACGCATCCATCTCGACATGCAGGTCGAACGCAACGGCGTATGGTTCGGGAATCCGAACGGCCGCGAGATGGATTTCGGCTTCGGCGAGCTCATCGCGCACCTGAGCTACAACCGCAACCTGCGGGCCGGCACGATCATCGGTTCCGGTACCGTTTCGAACAAGGCCTACAAGGAGGTCGGTTCCGCGTGCCTTGCCGAGCGCCGTGCGACTGAATTGATCGACGACGGCCACTCCAGCACGCCTTTCTTGCGGTTCGGGGATCGCTTGCGCTTCGAGGTAAAGGGCATCGACGGCACATCGGTGTTCGGTGCGATTGACCATTGCTTTGTTCCGGCCGGAGGAAAGGTCAGCCAATGA
- a CDS encoding NAD-dependent epimerase/dehydratase family protein: MNILVTGANGFVGSNLVRRLLRDGKSGADEAAFSALTLVDIGPVPTFSDPRVRFIRGSIADDDVLRQVFSGRVDTVFHLASVPGGAAEKDFGLGLDVNLRATLAMLEMLREQAGSARFVFASTIAVYGSPMPALVDDSTPFRPSLSYGAHKLVDEILIQDYSRRGWIDGRIVRLPGIVARPPAPSGLMSAFMSDIFWKLAAGQPFTCPVSEDAVAWWMSVRCCVDNLLHAANLCAAVAAARRDYTLPVLRVRIGELVDGLARRFGDDRRALVSYAPDAALEQAFGRFPPLDATQSERIGFRHDGHIDALISNAMADLQA, translated from the coding sequence ATGAACATCCTGGTCACGGGCGCGAACGGGTTTGTCGGCAGTAATCTGGTGCGCCGACTATTGCGTGACGGTAAGTCCGGCGCCGACGAAGCGGCGTTCAGCGCATTGACCCTGGTCGATATCGGTCCCGTGCCTACGTTCTCCGACCCGCGCGTCCGTTTCATTCGCGGCAGCATTGCCGATGACGACGTGCTGCGCCAGGTGTTTTCTGGCCGTGTCGACACTGTGTTCCATCTGGCCAGCGTGCCTGGCGGCGCGGCGGAAAAGGACTTTGGACTGGGGCTGGATGTCAACCTGCGCGCCACCCTGGCAATGCTCGAGATGTTGCGCGAGCAGGCAGGCAGCGCGCGCTTCGTGTTCGCCAGCACGATCGCGGTATACGGCTCACCGATGCCGGCACTCGTTGACGACAGTACTCCATTTCGGCCAAGCCTGAGCTACGGGGCACACAAGCTCGTGGACGAAATCCTGATTCAGGACTACAGCCGGCGCGGCTGGATCGACGGGCGCATCGTGAGGTTGCCGGGGATTGTCGCCCGGCCGCCTGCACCGTCGGGCCTGATGTCGGCATTCATGAGCGATATTTTCTGGAAGCTCGCGGCGGGCCAGCCATTTACCTGTCCGGTGTCCGAGGACGCAGTGGCATGGTGGATGTCGGTCCGCTGTTGCGTCGATAACCTGCTGCATGCCGCGAACCTCTGCGCCGCTGTCGCCGCGGCACGCCGGGACTATACGCTGCCGGTGCTGCGTGTGCGTATCGGGGAGCTGGTTGACGGACTGGCACGGCGCTTCGGAGACGATCGTCGTGCTCTGGTTTCCTACGCACCCGACGCGGCACTGGAACAGGCGTTTGGCCGCTTTCCTCCGCTCGACGCCACGCAGTCAGAGCGGATCGGTTTCCGCCATGATGGCCATATCGACGCATTGATTTCCAACGCGATGGCGGACCTGCAAGCCTGA
- a CDS encoding DUF5597 domain-containing protein gives MMLMKRAMDWCCGLTVLLAAAGAAGEAIPALQKQGTAQQLIVDGKPYLVLGGELKNSSASNLPYLEKLWPQLKSTGLNTLLAPVEWDQLEQTEGKFDFTILDGLLRQARSNDTRLVLLWFGAWKNSMSTYVPAWVKKDHVRFPRARNRAGEPQDILTPFGQATLDADRKAFAAMMRHLKQVDPQRTVLMVQVENEIGMLPEVRDSSPLANAALARPVPTPLLSYLAAHRATLHPYVRSLWEARGSRTAGSWTEVLGDSIEAQEVFQAWYYAVFANGLAEAGKAEYELPMFVNVALNRPGRKPGEYPSAGPLPHLFDVWKAAGPAIDILAIDTYFPNFIHWAKQFKRPDNPLFIPEANRAGLPEAGANAFYMIGELDAIGFSPFAIENITDAKTDNLPAAYAVLRQLAPLILAAQGRNRMRGFKADVSYDGVVNTGNVRSHLGGYVLDVSFANQWGTTETAEFQERGGLVIQTGNDEFIVAGKGITVVFSDPSGSMTGVGIEQAAEGTFVDGRWREGRWLNGDETHQGRHIRLPAGDGFTIQKVRLYRYR, from the coding sequence ATGATGTTGATGAAGAGAGCTATGGACTGGTGCTGCGGGTTGACAGTCCTGCTGGCTGCGGCCGGTGCCGCCGGCGAGGCGATTCCGGCCCTGCAGAAGCAGGGAACCGCCCAGCAATTGATCGTCGACGGCAAGCCCTACCTCGTGCTTGGTGGCGAACTGAAAAACTCATCCGCTTCAAACCTTCCCTATCTCGAGAAACTGTGGCCCCAGCTCAAGAGCACGGGACTCAATACGCTGCTTGCGCCTGTGGAATGGGACCAGTTGGAACAAACGGAGGGAAAGTTCGACTTTACGATACTCGATGGCCTGCTGCGGCAAGCCCGCAGCAACGACACGCGCCTCGTGCTGCTGTGGTTCGGCGCATGGAAGAACTCCATGTCGACCTACGTCCCGGCCTGGGTGAAAAAGGACCACGTGCGTTTCCCGCGCGCCCGTAACCGCGCCGGCGAACCCCAGGATATCCTGACGCCCTTCGGACAGGCCACGCTGGACGCCGACCGCAAGGCATTCGCGGCAATGATGCGCCACCTGAAGCAGGTGGATCCCCAGCGCACGGTGTTGATGGTGCAGGTCGAAAACGAGATCGGCATGCTGCCGGAAGTGCGCGACTCCAGTCCGCTCGCCAATGCGGCGCTGGCCCGGCCAGTCCCCACGCCACTGCTGTCCTACCTGGCTGCGCACCGGGCAACACTGCATCCCTATGTGCGCAGCCTGTGGGAAGCACGCGGAAGCAGAACAGCTGGCAGCTGGACCGAAGTATTGGGCGACTCGATCGAAGCGCAGGAGGTGTTCCAGGCCTGGTACTATGCCGTGTTCGCGAACGGGCTGGCGGAAGCCGGCAAGGCGGAGTACGAATTGCCGATGTTCGTCAACGTCGCACTGAACCGGCCTGGCCGAAAGCCTGGCGAATACCCGAGCGCGGGGCCGCTGCCGCATCTGTTCGACGTATGGAAGGCTGCCGGACCGGCCATCGACATCCTCGCAATCGATACATACTTCCCCAACTTCATTCACTGGGCGAAGCAGTTCAAGCGACCCGACAATCCGCTGTTCATTCCTGAGGCCAACCGCGCCGGGCTGCCGGAAGCCGGTGCCAATGCGTTCTACATGATCGGCGAACTCGATGCGATAGGCTTTTCTCCTTTCGCGATCGAGAACATCACGGATGCGAAAACGGACAACCTGCCCGCTGCCTATGCGGTGCTGCGGCAGCTGGCGCCCCTGATCCTCGCGGCGCAGGGGCGCAACCGCATGCGTGGGTTCAAGGCCGACGTCTCATACGATGGCGTCGTCAACACTGGCAATGTGCGCAGCCACCTGGGCGGCTATGTGCTCGACGTCAGTTTCGCAAACCAGTGGGGCACGACCGAGACCGCCGAATTCCAGGAGCGTGGCGGCCTCGTGATCCAGACCGGAAACGACGAATTCATCGTCGCGGGCAAAGGCATCACGGTCGTATTCAGCGATCCGTCAGGATCGATGACAGGTGTCGGGATCGAACAGGCCGCCGAGGGCACGTTCGTCGACGGCCGCTGGCGCGAAGGCCGCTGGCTCAATGGCGACGAGACTCACCAGGGGCGTCATATACGCCTGCCTGCCGGCGACGGCTTCACAATCCAGAAGGTCAGGCTGTACAGGTACCGCTGA
- a CDS encoding methyl-accepting chemotaxis protein, with protein MKHWTIGQRLALAFGVVLLVMAGISLFALSRLAGLNDKIVLVVNDRYTKVQTVTGARVKVKNSSASLRTLLAITDPERARHEREEIAANDAEASRRLADFESRITSPKAREGMKKMHAAKRQYEADRDRYLDLLARGEREAATALLLGSLSGSLVAYEAQLTGMVDLGGVLMMKSVDEAEESYRHSRLLIAALSVAGLALAATLGYWISQGIAVPVRRAVSVAETIAAGNLAGDIRSDRRDETGQLIQALGTMNTALAGIVAGVRANADAIAGAASEIASGTMDLSSRTEEQASSLEETASSMEELTSAVRQSADTAHSAMTVAQRAAVVAEKGGAEVGQVMDRMAAISEASRRIADITGVIDGIAFQTNILALNAAVEAARAGEQGRGFAVVASEVRNLAHRSATAAKEIKALIEDSSAKVAAGSEYAHQAGKTMEDVLAGIRQVATLMHDIDSASHEQTVGIEQINGAITQMDHVTQQNAALVEEAAAAAEAMRHRTDELLASVSVFVLDARGR; from the coding sequence ATGAAACATTGGACTATCGGCCAACGCCTCGCGCTGGCATTTGGCGTCGTATTGCTCGTCATGGCGGGCATTTCGCTATTCGCACTCAGCCGGCTGGCAGGCTTGAATGACAAGATCGTGCTGGTCGTTAACGACCGCTATACCAAGGTGCAGACGGTGACCGGAGCGCGCGTGAAAGTGAAGAATTCCTCGGCCAGCCTGCGCACGCTGCTGGCCATCACCGATCCGGAGCGGGCCCGCCACGAACGCGAGGAGATTGCCGCCAACGACGCGGAAGCGTCGCGGCGCCTTGCGGACTTCGAGTCGCGCATCACGTCGCCGAAGGCACGGGAAGGCATGAAGAAGATGCACGCGGCAAAGCGGCAATACGAGGCCGACCGCGACCGGTATCTCGACCTGCTGGCCCGCGGCGAGCGGGAAGCGGCCACGGCGTTGCTGCTGGGCAGCCTGTCCGGCTCGCTTGTGGCCTACGAGGCCCAGCTGACCGGCATGGTCGACCTGGGCGGCGTACTGATGATGAAATCCGTGGATGAGGCGGAGGAAAGCTATCGCCACAGCCGCCTCCTGATCGCCGCGCTCTCGGTCGCCGGGCTGGCGCTGGCCGCCACGCTGGGTTACTGGATCAGCCAAGGCATCGCCGTTCCGGTGCGCCGCGCCGTCTCGGTCGCCGAGACCATCGCGGCCGGCAACCTGGCAGGCGACATTCGCAGCGACCGCCGGGACGAGACCGGGCAGCTGATCCAGGCACTGGGCACGATGAACACGGCGCTGGCAGGCATCGTGGCGGGCGTGCGCGCCAACGCCGACGCGATTGCCGGAGCCGCGTCGGAAATCGCCAGCGGCACGATGGACCTGTCCTCGCGCACCGAGGAGCAAGCCAGTTCGCTGGAGGAAACGGCTTCGTCGATGGAAGAGCTGACCAGCGCGGTACGACAAAGCGCCGACACGGCGCACAGCGCGATGACGGTGGCGCAACGTGCCGCAGTGGTGGCGGAGAAGGGCGGCGCGGAGGTGGGCCAGGTAATGGACCGGATGGCCGCGATCAGCGAGGCTTCGCGGCGCATCGCCGACATCACAGGCGTGATCGACGGCATTGCATTCCAGACCAATATCCTGGCACTGAACGCTGCCGTCGAAGCGGCGCGCGCCGGCGAGCAGGGCCGCGGGTTTGCGGTGGTGGCCAGCGAGGTGCGCAACCTGGCGCACCGCTCCGCCACCGCCGCGAAGGAAATCAAGGCGCTGATCGAGGATTCGTCCGCCAAGGTTGCTGCCGGCAGCGAGTACGCGCACCAGGCCGGCAAGACGATGGAGGACGTGCTGGCCGGAATCCGCCAGGTGGCCACGCTGATGCACGACATCGATTCTGCCAGCCACGAGCAGACCGTCGGCATCGAGCAGATCAACGGCGCCATTACCCAGATGGACCATGTGACGCAGCAGAACGCCGCCCTGGTGGAGGAAGCGGCTGCCGCCGCTGAGGCGATGCGCCACCGTACCGACGAACTGCTGGCATCGGTGTCCGTGTTCGTTCTCGACGCCCGTGGCCGATAA